In Euwallacea similis isolate ESF13 chromosome 19, ESF131.1, whole genome shotgun sequence, the genomic stretch CGGATGTGTGTTTGAAGCATTCATGAAGCAAATGTTTTGCGAATTGTGATCGAATGATGTCTCAACGCACAAAGCAACCTATGTTAATTCTTCTTAACTGAAGACGGTTGCTACCTATCAGGCTTTAAGCTCGTCAATCGTTGTTAGTTTTCGAAAGAAGAATTGCCTAAAATgccaaaattagaaaaaattcctTCGCAGTTGTGGAAGGCCGAAATGAGTGTCTTCGCAATTTTATCGGTGGTTGATGATTTAGTAAAAGAAGCTTATAGAGTTGATGGTTTCATGTGCTTTTGCCTACAGCCCTTAAAAGCCTAGTGTTTTAATCTACACACTGATTTAACTAAAACCACCTCTCCCATTCCTTCCCATGAATCCTTAAGCGAATCTCTGTTGTTAATTCCTGTAGCAAGTAAGCCTTCTATTtatatactgggtgtttcaTATTTTACTTACAATAACTATTAAGTTGTTGCTTAAACGACGATCGAATTTACGATTCGCACTTAGAGAAATTTATGACACACCTTGTATAACTATGGGTcgattatttattatacatatttacaacTTGCAAGAAAAGGTATGCAAGTAAACTTTGTTTTGGTCAAGCAAAGTTAATGTTGCTTGGCAAGGAAAAGTGATCTGATATGCATACCACTTCAATGTATAAAAGCGTCCGATATAATGCAATAAGTTCTCTTAAGGAGCCTTTGCTTTATGTTGATGCTTTATTGGAAATTCCATAGATATAGACGTCATCAGTGTCTTCGTCCGTTGGTTGACTTAACTTTTATATACTTTTACTGgatctaaaatttaatacttaacTATGATTTTGCCATGTACTAGATGTTCCTGTAAGACTTGTTAAAACCGaataatttaacttatttttaaagaaaaggTAGCCTTCGCGCATTTGTTTATACCTGTTCTTACATGAATCTTGCGTTATTTCCTCTTAAGTATCGTATGGCTCATTGGCTTTGTTTCTTGCCAAAACTACTGTTTTTTCAGTGTTCAAATATTTGTCATTCTTTATTGTATTGAAATATAATACCAGTTAATGGATATTGGacatttgaattatttaccTGATTACTAGTCACGATAAAAGGAAATTACCACACTctttcttaacttaacaataTCTTGTCCCTCGTGAAGCTAAGCCTGGAGATAATGTCACCAATGAACAATTTGTAACCCACACAGGAAGGTGCTTTTTCAAGGCAGGAAACAAACCTTATCAAACCTATTATGAACAAATACATTTCAGTTGCTCATAGTAAGACGAAAACTGTTGTAGCTGATGATGAAAGATGAGCTTTTTTCATAAATGTGTAATGTGCGTTTTATTGTACAGATTTCAAAATAAGCCGTAAGTATCTATAGTAAGACCGAATATCAAGCTTTGAAAACTTGGTAACTACTAAAACCTTTGTGCATGTCTTATCAGCCATTGCCTTATGGCCCGTATAATAAACTAAAGCTGAAATCTAAAAAGCCATTAAAGCTCGCAATAATATGAGGAAGGCAAAGGAAAACTGATACATGATTAGCTTAAATATGCATATGCTTCTTACATATAAAAGTAATTCCACGCCTTACTGGGTGTGAGTATGGTTAAAATAGCGCTGTTTTCTTTGTTGGTCCTTTTTCGCTTTCCTGTGAGGTAATGCAAGAAAGCTATTCTTATAGGGTCTCAATTTTATGGAGAGTCTCTTTTCAATAGACACAACTATGAGTTGGTTTCGAAGAGGCCCTTAAAAGTATACTGGAACGTTCCTTCATTTCAATGCAACCCGTTTGAGTTAAATTTCACCACGTTATTGGACAAATTTGGTATTCGTCACAATGAAAACGGGGACTTTAGGGGCCATGTAATCAACATTTTGTATGATCCAGGGAACTTTCCTGCCATTTTGAAGTACGAGAACGAGGTATTTCTGAGGTAAGCATAATGTATTGTGAGGCTTTAAAATGTGCTTATATCTGGATACTTTTACAGAAATGGAGGGGTGCCGCAAGAAGGTAATGTGACAAATCACCTCAGTGTCTACGCAGAGATTGTGAATCAGCTTATTCCAGATCGTACTTTTTCAGGTATTTATTGGCAGtaaggaaaatgtttttatcatttttgaggaagatttcttttattttgagaatttttctgttttttgatattttaactccaaaatttttaattgaaaatttgacgGTACCTTTACTGCTTGCCTGTGAAGGTAACTGAGGTTTTATTACGAAAAACTTGCATGGGCAcacaattttcttattgtttatGGAAAGCTCAATGGACGTTTCAATTTCAGGAACAGAGTTATGAGGAACCTTTTCCCGTGGGCATGTGttcaaaatttagattttttgtgTGTTTATACATTGTCATAGTTATATGACATACGTTCaacaattgaaattaaaatttttaaaaaacataaaacaataaCACTAACAATATGAAAAGAACAGAATTTCATTAGCAATATTCGTTTTCATCTGCTAATGACTTACCTGGCGATTTATCATagttctttgaaataaatcgCTTAATGACAGTTACACGACACACACTTTCCCTCGCTAAATATCAACTACACGAGCTACATATTTCAGTAGTCTTTGAAGCACAAGAACATACGATTATCCCGATTAATAGCTCCAGATTACAAATATCTTGTTCGTCGCCGCGTTACCACTCGACTGAATCATCCAAGAAACGATGTAGGTACCAAAGCATTTTTTGCAACGCCTTTTATAAAGGTACGATTCAggttttttataataaaattgataccATGGCTACGAAACATACAAAACAGTTCTTGTAAACGTACAGTTCATCGgtttaaaaacaacaatacGTGACATGGCATGATATACAGAATGTCCAACATAggataatatttaataaagattgTCCAGAATTGCGATCTTGCAAACCGAAAGAGATATAGATTTGGTTAAATAGGAGAAAAGCTGAGAGAGGGTTCAGGGGAGTAGCTTCACGACacaaacaaatttacaaaaatatttttggtcgTTCGGTTACTtcgaaaaatgaaaagtaatttaCGTAATGTTTTGGTGTTTCTCTcctttttcataataatgCAGTTAAAGTAGAGCGCATTTATGAACATCTTTATCCTAAAAGTATATTCATAATAATCATATATTGGGGTAACATTAGAAACGTTCTCCATCGTTAacgattttctatttttttaaagcaaaaagtggcaaggcaaactaacgaattcactATTACTCGACCGCTCCTCTGTCCGTCCATCTCTTGATTGTctgttctttgttttttttttaacttttcccaGTTTGGGTGGTCCTTAAGACCCAAGGGAAAGTACCTGCTTGTTCCAGTttcccatggacaaccccacacatggccacttaattGCGTGggtagtagtgacctcgtttgGCCGTGCTTTATCTTCGAGATGGACTGTCGGCCTGTCCCTCATCTTATTATCAACTCTAATATTACATTCCTAGACTTAAGGattaataaatctccgacatatacgTACAAGGGTGATTTAATTACGCATCtgatatttgtgttttttaatcattttcatttttattcattcaGGCCTAGCCATAATAGACTTTGAAAGTTGGAGACCGATCTATCGACAAAATTGGGGTACTTTGGAATCATATAAAAACTTATCTGAGATGATTGAAAGACGTCAACACCCTTTTTGGCCTGaaaattggattaaaaaaaaagctgtCAAAAGGTTTCATAAGACATCTAAGTAAAAATAAGGTTTTTAAAACTCTTCTAATTTTCAAGGTTTGAGGAGGCAGCTGGTAAATTCATCAACGAAACCTTAAAGCTCTCTAAAAATCTGAGGCCAAATGCCATTTGGGGTTATTATCATTATCCTTACTGTTTCAAACCCAACGATCAGAATCAATGTCCAAAACAagttttagaagaaaatgacAGGTGAGAAAATGctcatatatttaaatttacatggCAACATGCACTGTTTCAGATTAAATTGGCTCTTTAAGGAATCCAAATCCCTCTATCCTTCTGTCTACCTGCAGGAGGCTCAAACGCCCACTCAAAGGGCTCAATATATTGAAACCTCTCTAGAAGAAGCTTTGAGGATTAAAAGGAATTTGAACGATCCCGACAAAAagatttttgcatatttttggTATAAGTTTCAAGACACTGGAAACTACCTTTCGAAGGTAAgaaatctgtttttctttGACGGTTTATTACTTAAAGTGCAGTTTTAGAAGGACTTATTTTTGCCTCTAGTGGTACTTGCTTCATATGAGATAGACGGAGTTATTCTTTGGGGCGCCAGCGCAGACGTAAATTCGAAGTCTAACTGTTTGAAACTGTATCAGTATATCGAGAACACATTTGGACCTACGTTGAATTTGGCCTAATGGAATGAGGTGgctttgttttttcttcttaataTGTCTTTACCTGTGTTAACTTTAACGTCAAAAATGTTGCTTCTCATTTAACTACTTTTTGATACAGCCAACAACAAAAGGTCTTTTCTTCTAAGGTTTTGGGACCATTCTCAGAATGCCAGGTAATCTTGGTAGCAATTAAAATGAatcagaattttgtaacgtTTTTATTGCACGCAGTAAATAATGATCAAAAGTTCTAACTCAATACATAGTAAATTCATACATATTAAAGGAATTATCTACTTTCCTTATTAGCTATATAGAGGTATGTATTGCATTGTTTGAGGAACAtacacataaaaattttacgtaCTATACAgaatgatttcaaaaatacttgatgaaaactaaatttatttattactaattacTTCACTAAAAGGTTTCTGCTACCTTACAAACTggatgataatttaaattgcctaacaGCCCTTAGTCCGTTACCTTTCGCAGCTTGGGTCCACGATTCGTGGTTCAAAAAGGGcctattttgattaattttctACTCTATTACCGGCTGAGATTGGCTAAGTAAATTTGTTTGAGATCCGTCTTTGGCGAGTTTTCGAAGAGGGCCGCCCTGTTTTGGCCTTCGCCCTTCTTTACCCAGTGGCCATACACCCTAAACGCGCAGCCGTCCACAACCTGAAACGTCCCAAAATTGCCACTATTAGAAGAGGAAGTTATTGGGTTGTAAATCATTACTTTTCTGAGCATTTTTATTCTATAAGGATCACATCTAGCAGCTTCGATTGAGAGAGGTTCGGGCGTGAACCGGAGTCTTTGGATTCGAACCATTGCACGCACGAACAGGAtggccattttgaattttcttcgGGCGTCGAAACCACTGATTTGTAGTTTCTAAGTGAGAAGAAACAATGttgtattttgatttataaggATTTCAACAATAAGATTTTGATAAATGGGCATCTACGTTAAAAGATCAGCTTATTTATATGTTAAGTTTTGTTATTGATTAATCCATTAGGAACTAAGTATCCGACTATAGttaaaaacaaacttaaacTTGATAAACTCCATAGGTTAAGGGTTActattaaatacattttacaaGCTATAGGGTTAAATAAAGGCCGAGGGGTGACtcactattaaaaaatgccattGCAGTTCTATTCAGAGATTTAGTAAGTAAATCTCTAAACTTATTCCTGGAGAATGCACACTTACAAAGTTTCCAGGAATATGAGAGTGAGCCGCTCCTCGACAAAGTAACACGGttaactaaaaattcaatCTTCACACATTTAGATTACCAAAGCTAATTCTGATATCATAGTCATCCTGCGCGAATTCCTTCTCAGCGACTTTTTCAATGTGGAGATATCTTGATCCCACAGTTGCTTAGTTGGGTTcaataacaacaaaattattaaaactatcACAAAAGACAATCAATGAGGCTTCTTTTTACCCAGcctaataaatgaatttacgTACGTATTTAGAAGGATTTTCAAGAACTTAACTTCGGGAAATTTCAACAAACAACATTGAACTACACGGAATATAAGCCAATTATCGATTCTATCTTTTTCTACTGATTTACTTACTAACAATAAAGAAGCATCGGGGCAAAATGTCTctagtttctaaatttaattgtaatgTAAAAAAGACAATGTTTACTAACATCAACTGACTAATAAATCTACTTACCACAGACTGGAAAAATTCGTGCTTTAACGCCTGATTGATGCTGATCCTTTGCTTGGGCTCAGTGACCAATAACTTCCTAATCAAAGCCTTTGGATCCTCTATAAAGAACTCTTGTTATTAATATCACTACTAAAAGTATCAAGTTTTTCAACCTGAAATGTCAGTCCATTCAGGCGAGCTAAATGAGTATTTTCCCTCCATTATGTTTCTCAACATTACCATCTGCTTTCTATGCCAGAAAGGTGGACAGCCCACAAGCCTATAATTGATTagttaaagaaataatatgCAGAATCATCAGAGCACTTACAGAGTATACATGATGACCCCACATGCCCACCTAAAAAAGACAAGAAACAAATAGGgattaaaatacaatatttaacAGTTTTATACTAAGGGGGAAATTAGATCGTTAATGTTGCCTCACATTAATGCCCTTTATCCTTTGAACCCTTCATTTCGATTTTGGTAACTATTTGTTCCATTTGTAGCTAGACTTTCCAGGAATGTGGTTATCTTTGGACTCTCAAAATGTAAAACTACTGAACTTGTTGAAATAAGTGTTCTTAATTGATAGAATCAGAAAATACTGCCTCACAATGTTTACAGGCTTTTAAGGGAGACTTCACATCCCTTTTAACTTTTACATTGAGGTGAAAACTGATAATGAAGGAAGCCATTTGAGGATATCAGAGGCCTCTTTAAATGTACAACAGTGATTTCCCCCTCTTTTATACCTACACATCCACTTCGAAGGAATACCCTGGTGCATCATCAAAcatattagtttttaatgtttctggTGCCAAGTATCCAGGGGTCCCACATAAATCTAAAGCATATAGatgcattattaaaaaaaatccttgtGTGTATTTTATTGGTATCCTTACCATGTAGCATTTCACCCTTTTGTATCACCCGAGCAAATCCAAAATCTGTGAtcttaacatttaaattgtcATCCAAAAGAATATTCTCTGGTTTCAGATCTCTGAAACACATTTGAAGATAAAGCCTACAGTTTCATCAGCGTTTTAATCTGTACCTGTGTACCACTCCTCTAGAATGTATGTGCTGAACACCTTCAAATACTTGTCTCATAATATagcgtgtttttttttcacttagtGTTACTACAGAGGTAAGATAATCAAACAATTCTCCATGTTTGCATAGCTCAAACACTAGGAAGATGAATGTGGTAGATTCAAAGACGTCTTGTAGCTCAACTGAAATATGTCCCATGTAATCgcactttaaatttttgaggttaCAGCTTACTGATGTAGGGATGACCAGCCACTAGACGAAGAATGCTAATTTCTTGGCGAGTGGCCTCAACAGAAGAATCATCATTGCtcaaatcaataattttagcAGCATATTCTTTGCCTGTTTCCTTTTCAATGCATCTCCTAACTGTCGAAGAAATGCCTCTGTAAAGTCCACAACATTTAGATCATGTACTAGAGACATACAAAGGCTTAccttccaagtatttctttgGGCTCATACTTAGCATAAAATTCCTTAGCTGCATCCTTATCAGGGAGCTTATCATATTCTTCCTCTTTGGCCATAGTCTCCCGGAGTTTCACTGTCATTGATGTAGGTGCCAGAGTTCTAGTTTGTCTATAAATAACTAAGGAAACTTTCAAGAACTTTTAAAGGTTAATCCTGGAATTCCTGGACAGGAACAATCGATTTATTGGACTGTTGCGAGTCAGTTGCATTCcaatttatacaaatttcaCCCAATTggttaattgaatttaaaacgattattaatagtataactttttattataaagcATGGTATTCCCAATTTCGTATTTATCTATTTAGCTCGAACTTGTAACATAAACAACAAAGAcgttataaaataaaggaaaaggTGCAAAATAATCTGCAGCTTGATAACCGTCACAATAAAGTAGCACGTAGTATTGACAGTTTGACGTGTAAAAAGATTAAAGTATTTGTGAAGCCAGGTAAGTCGCTTGGATTGTAGTGGCACATGTATACTATgtagatataatttttatatttgtaaaataaggTGATTAGTCTTTCGGCCAATCTCGCTTACCTCTGAGGTTCCATGATTACATTAAAACAGTAACGCTATATCCTTTTAACATTTGagtattgcaattttttttgtacaggACTTTCCTTCACCATAAcatcaagaatttttcaaacttgcgttgtattaaatttcgacataggaaataaaaacggaactgatatttcgtttcttttaatttacaaattctCCTTGTTTCatagttaatattaaattattaacgcAGTTCTGACGTAACAAGACATGCAGAAAACATTGTaggcattaaaaaattgttaacagCCATGACATTGACGGCACGTATTTTAATTAGGCCCTTTTTAAAGCTGTGTGGATGGCTTCTAGATTCTTACACATTTAATGTGTCCGGCTTCATAGTTCATAATCTCTTCCAGGCCCCTCAAATGTTTTTGTATAAGTTTTACTGCAGTTAACTGTTAATTGTAGTTTAAAATGTGTCTTTCGGCTAATTATTATTCCTTCGTCATAATCtcaagaatttttgaaattaatgtttttgataGATTGTAGGATAGAAAAGGcttaattaatatcaaatttttatttaaatttacagattcttaatttagaaattaaaattgtttctgtGCTTTgccaataatattaaattcttaatATTGCGTGGCGAAAAATGCAACGCACGTTGGGGACGCCGAAAACTTTGGCAACAGTGACAACATCGTCGCCGCACGACGACTGGACTAGAGCTCGCGTTGCGCATCTAGACTTAGATAATGCTTTATTGTTTATCActtctatttaataattttttacaattccTGCTTCTTGATTGATCTTTTCTCCTGATTCCATCTAATTCACCAAGGAAgtcacataaaaaataaaaaacataaacactTGTCACTTGTCAAAAGCCAATCTAATATGGCTGTCAACAAGCTTTTCGGTTGTGCTTTATCATCCGTCTAGGATATttgtccaaaaataaaatcgaggTGAAAAGCCGCACACACGGTGAAAATTGAGCCTTTTTCTTTGAGACTGCTTAGGTTAATTTAAGGCGGAAATATGAAGATAACGCTTAAGAATCTGCAACAGCAGAGCTTCGTCGTGGAGATTGACCCCAACCAAACGGTAAGTATACCTCTTTCTACACACTGCAGAAAAGGGAGATTGTTTTTTACCTTCTCTCTTCACGTAGGTGAAGCAGCTCAAACAGAGGATTGAAGGTGTGAAAGGGACTGAGTACCCATCAGAGAACCAAAGACTTATTTATGCTGGTAAGTTGTGTGTAGAGCTACAGTTACTAAGGAACTCTCTTGGGAGCTCCAGTTATCAATTGCTCAATGCACTTTGCATCAACCATTAACTACCAATTCCAGGAAAGATCCTCACAGATGAAACACTCTTATCAGAGTATAATATTGATGAAAAGAAGTTTATAGTAGTAATGGTCACAAAACCGAAAGTGGCAGAGAAGACAGATTCAGGGGAGGCTGCCAATGTTACCACTCCAAGGCAAgtttcaaagtattttttatgtaaatgatATTTGGTAATGTTGCTCTAACCCTGTAAATAGGGCCTCATATTTATGGGAGCCCTGCTcagattaaagaaaacaaagcACTGGATGAAATAGTGTCCAATAAAGGTGAAGGTTAGCTGATTCAttgatcttttaattttaattcaaagtcatatttatattttctcaaaacaatagaaattaaatgagatggtggatgttttatttttattcactaAGTAGACATTTGGGTAGCATTGAGAAAgagtttttgataaattttaataaataattttcacctAATTACCCTTaagtaagtaaatttttattaattaaggGAATGTTATTCAACCTATATCTTCAACCTATTTTGCTACTGTTAAGTTGCAGAAATGAACATGTAAGAGAATTACAAAGCTTTTCTAGTCACAGTGAAAAACTAAGTTGAAGACAAAAGAGCACCattctcaaaatttctttctaGCACACCAGCGCCAGCAGCCACGACGACAGCTTCCCCCACCACAACAGCTCCAGCGACTTCTGCGCCGCCTTCAAATACTCCGGCAACGGTGACGGAATCACCAGCCTCCAATACCTCCATTAGTAGCGCTGCAGAGTCAACCCTCCTCATGGGAGAGGAATATGAGAATATGGTTAAGAATATTATGGATATGGGCTATGCTCGAGATCAAGTGGAAGCAGCCCTTAGGGCCAGTTTCAATAACCCAGACAGGGCTgtagaatatttaattactggGATTCCACAAATATTTGATGCGGAGGTATGTTGAAAGAGTCTTATTGTAAAGtgtaaaagaatattttaagagCAAATGGGCAGAATGCCCAGAAAAAGATACCTTGAGGCAATATTTGTAACTATAAATTTGTTGATATTTATCAGTGACAACatgtttaataatacttataggTTGTTTTGCTCTTAGGTAAGTGAATCAACAGACATGTCGGGAGTGGATCAAAGCCAATCTGATGCCGAAGACCCATTGGCATTCTTGAGGACTCAACCTCAATTCCAGCAAATGCGGCAAGTAATTCAACAAAATCCTCAGCTTTTGAACGCGGTTCTTCAGCAAATTGGCCAAACGAATCCTGCTTTGTTGCAGCTGATCTCTCAAAATCAGGAATCATTTGTCAGGTTGGTTTCATTCAGACAAAGCCTCACTTCACGTGACAGACCTTTGTTACAGGATGTTG encodes the following:
- the LOC136415236 gene encoding hyaluronidase B-like isoform X1 — its product is MSFFHKCVMCVLLYRFQNKPHNYELVSKRPLKVYWNVPSFQCNPFELNFTTLLDKFGIRHNENGDFRGHVINILYDPGNFPAILKYENEVFLRNGGVPQEGNVTNHLSVYAEIVNQLIPDRTFSGLAIIDFESWRPIYRQNWGTLESYKNLSEMIERRQHPFWPENWIKKKAVKRFEEAAGKFINETLKLSKNLRPNAIWGYYHYPYCFKPNDQNQCPKQVLEENDRLNWLFKESKSLYPSVYLQEAQTPTQRAQYIETSLEEALRIKRNLNDPDKKIFAYFWYKFQDTGNYLSKKDLFLPLVVLASYEIDGVILWGASADVNSKSNCLKLYQYIENTFGPTLNLA
- the LOC136415236 gene encoding hyaluronidase-like isoform X2, producing MVKIALFSLLVLFRFPVRHNYELVSKRPLKVYWNVPSFQCNPFELNFTTLLDKFGIRHNENGDFRGHVINILYDPGNFPAILKYENEVFLRNGGVPQEGNVTNHLSVYAEIVNQLIPDRTFSGLAIIDFESWRPIYRQNWGTLESYKNLSEMIERRQHPFWPENWIKKKAVKRFEEAAGKFINETLKLSKNLRPNAIWGYYHYPYCFKPNDQNQCPKQVLEENDRLNWLFKESKSLYPSVYLQEAQTPTQRAQYIETSLEEALRIKRNLNDPDKKIFAYFWYKFQDTGNYLSKKDLFLPLVVLASYEIDGVILWGASADVNSKSNCLKLYQYIENTFGPTLNLA
- the PhKgamma gene encoding phosphorylase b kinase gamma catalytic chain, skeletal muscle/heart isoform isoform X1, which gives rise to MTVKLRETMAKEEEYDKLPDKDAAKEFYAKYEPKEILGRGISSTVRRCIEKETGKEYAAKIIDLSNDDSSVEATRQEISILRLVAGHPYIIELQDVFESTTFIFLVFELCKHGELFDYLTSVVTLSEKKTRYIMRQVFEGVQHIHSRGVVHRDLKPENILLDDNLNVKITDFGFARVIQKGEMLHDLCGTPGYLAPETLKTNMFDDAPGYSFEVDVWACGVIMYTLLVGCPPFWHRKQMVMLRNIMEGKYSFSSPEWTDISEDPKALIRKLLVTEPKQRISINQALKHEFFQSVQLWDQDISTLKKSLRRNSRRMTMISELALKLQISGFDARRKFKMAILFVRAMVRIQRLRFTPEPLSIEAARCDPYRIKMLRKVVDGCAFRVYGHWVKKGEGQNRAALFENSPKTDLKQIYLANLSR
- the PhKgamma gene encoding phosphorylase b kinase gamma catalytic chain, skeletal muscle/heart isoform isoform X2 — translated: MTVKLRETMAKEEEYDKLPDKDAAKEFYAKYEPKEILGRGISSTVRRCIEKETGKEYAAKIIDLSNDDSSVEATRQEISILRLVAGHPYIIELQDVFESTTFIFLVFELCKHGELFDYLTSVVTLSEKKTRYIMRQVFEGVQHIHSRGVVHRDLKPENILLDDNLNVKITDFGFARVIQKGEMLHDLCGTPGYLAPETLKTNMFDDAPGYSFEVDVWACGVIMYTLLVGCPPFWHRKQMVMLRNIMEGKYSFSSPEWTDISEDPKALIRKLLVTEPKQRISINQALKHEFFQSVKLQISGFDARRKFKMAILFVRAMVRIQRLRFTPEPLSIEAARCDPYRIKMLRKVVDGCAFRVYGHWVKKGEGQNRAALFENSPKTDLKQIYLANLSR
- the LOC136415118 gene encoding UV excision repair protein RAD23 homolog B-like, whose translation is MKITLKNLQQQSFVVEIDPNQTVKQLKQRIEGVKGTEYPSENQRLIYAGKILTDETLLSEYNIDEKKFIVVMVTKPKVAEKTDSGEAANVTTPSTPAPAATTTASPTTTAPATSAPPSNTPATVTESPASNTSISSAAESTLLMGEEYENMVKNIMDMGYARDQVEAALRASFNNPDRAVEYLITGIPQIFDAEVSESTDMSGVDQSQSDAEDPLAFLRTQPQFQQMRQVIQQNPQLLNAVLQQIGQTNPALLQLISQNQESFVRMLNEPHSGSAPTATPPSGGTTPAAVGAPPAVGGGGGMGIPIQVTPQDKDAIERLKALGFPEHLVVQAYFACEKNENLAANFLLSQNFDE